One region of Epilithonimonas zeae genomic DNA includes:
- a CDS encoding valine--tRNA ligase: MQIADKYNPQETEQKWYDFWLENKFFHSEPDDRPPYTIVIPPPNVTGILHMGHMLNNTIQDVLVRRARMQGFNACWVPGTDHASIATEAKVVAKLKAEGINKKDITREEFLKHAWEWTDKYGGTILEQLKKLGCSCDWDRTRFTLEDNLSKSVIKVFVDLYNKGLIYRGYKVVNWDPEAQTNISDEEVIFKEQNGKLFYLKYKIEGSEDFLTVATTRPETIFGDVAVCVNPNDERYQHLKGKNVIVPIVNRVIPIIEDDYVDIEFGTGALKITPAHDINDYEIGQRHNLPIIDSMDNDAVLNEHGMHYQGMGRFTVRKEIAKELEKNDLLLKAEDYVNKVGTSERTGAVIEPKISVQWFLKMSEMSKPALDVVMDNTIKFHPEKFKNTYRHWMENVHDWNISRQLWWGQQIPAFYYGAGENDFVVAENIEDAVKLAQEKTSNFQLQASDLKQDEDALDTWFSSWLWPMSVFEGILDPENKDINYYYPTSDLVTGPDIIFFWVARMIMAGLEYRKDVPFKNVYFTGIVRDKQRRKMSKQLGNSPDPIDLIEKYGADGVRVGSLLSSAAGNDLLFDEDLMLQGRNFATKIWNAYKLIQGWKRDENIKAKEFDTQTINWFGEQLNKTIGEIEDQFSKFRISDALHLVYKLIWDDFCAWYLEAIKPNFGEAISEEVYQKTIAYFEELMKLLHPFMPFLSEELWQNISKRSISEALVVAQQKKSEPYNEDKIKDFDYAKEVISGVRNYRQSKGISPRETVEVFTNVSELANAEVIQKLANISEINFNQKTDKPSFTFLVGANEFSIPLSENLDLVEEKEKTEEEIKYLKGFLISVDKKLSNEKFVANAKPEVVENERKKQKDAQDKIALLEEKLKTL, translated from the coding sequence ACGATTGTAATTCCACCACCAAATGTGACAGGAATTCTTCATATGGGGCATATGTTGAACAACACCATTCAGGATGTATTGGTCAGAAGAGCAAGAATGCAAGGCTTTAACGCTTGTTGGGTTCCGGGTACAGATCACGCATCGATTGCTACAGAAGCGAAAGTTGTAGCAAAATTGAAGGCTGAAGGCATCAATAAAAAAGATATCACAAGAGAAGAATTCCTAAAGCACGCTTGGGAATGGACTGATAAATATGGCGGAACAATTCTTGAGCAATTGAAGAAATTAGGTTGTTCCTGTGATTGGGACAGAACCAGATTTACTTTGGAAGATAATCTGTCCAAATCCGTAATCAAGGTTTTTGTCGATCTTTATAATAAAGGATTGATTTATCGCGGTTACAAAGTTGTCAATTGGGATCCGGAAGCGCAAACGAATATTTCTGATGAAGAGGTAATTTTCAAAGAACAGAATGGGAAATTATTCTATTTAAAATATAAAATCGAAGGTTCAGAAGATTTCTTAACCGTTGCAACTACACGTCCGGAAACTATTTTTGGAGATGTTGCAGTTTGTGTAAATCCGAATGATGAAAGATACCAGCATCTGAAAGGTAAAAACGTAATCGTTCCAATCGTAAATCGTGTAATTCCAATTATCGAAGACGATTATGTTGATATTGAATTCGGGACTGGAGCGTTGAAAATTACACCAGCTCACGATATTAATGACTACGAAATCGGGCAAAGACATAATTTACCAATCATCGATTCTATGGATAATGACGCAGTTCTTAACGAACACGGAATGCATTATCAAGGAATGGGAAGATTCACTGTAAGAAAAGAAATAGCTAAAGAATTAGAAAAAAATGATCTTCTTCTGAAAGCAGAAGATTATGTGAATAAGGTTGGAACTTCTGAGAGAACAGGCGCTGTTATTGAACCGAAAATTTCTGTTCAATGGTTCCTGAAAATGTCAGAAATGTCAAAACCAGCTTTGGATGTTGTGATGGATAATACCATCAAATTCCATCCTGAGAAATTCAAAAATACATACCGTCATTGGATGGAAAATGTTCACGATTGGAACATTTCGCGTCAGCTTTGGTGGGGACAGCAGATTCCGGCTTTCTATTATGGAGCTGGAGAAAATGATTTTGTAGTAGCTGAAAATATCGAAGACGCGGTAAAATTAGCTCAAGAAAAAACTTCCAACTTCCAACTTCAAGCTTCTGACCTTAAACAGGACGAGGATGCATTGGACACTTGGTTTTCTTCTTGGTTATGGCCAATGTCGGTTTTCGAAGGGATTTTAGATCCGGAAAATAAAGATATCAACTATTATTATCCAACCTCGGATTTGGTAACAGGTCCGGATATTATTTTCTTCTGGGTTGCCAGAATGATTATGGCCGGCTTGGAGTACAGAAAAGACGTTCCTTTCAAAAATGTTTATTTCACAGGAATCGTGAGAGATAAGCAAAGACGAAAAATGTCTAAGCAGTTAGGTAATTCACCCGATCCAATCGATTTGATTGAAAAGTATGGAGCAGATGGCGTTCGTGTAGGAAGTTTGTTGAGCTCTGCTGCAGGAAACGATCTGTTGTTTGATGAAGATCTGATGTTGCAAGGAAGAAATTTCGCAACAAAAATCTGGAATGCTTACAAATTGATTCAAGGTTGGAAACGTGACGAAAATATCAAAGCTAAAGAATTTGATACACAGACAATCAATTGGTTTGGGGAACAACTGAACAAAACAATTGGCGAAATCGAAGATCAATTCTCAAAGTTCAGAATTTCTGATGCATTGCATTTGGTTTATAAACTGATTTGGGACGATTTCTGTGCTTGGTATTTGGAAGCTATCAAACCAAATTTCGGAGAAGCAATCAGCGAAGAAGTTTATCAAAAAACAATTGCTTATTTTGAGGAATTGATGAAATTACTTCATCCATTCATGCCTTTCTTATCAGAAGAACTTTGGCAGAATATTTCGAAAAGAAGTATTTCTGAAGCTTTGGTAGTTGCACAACAGAAAAAATCAGAACCTTATAATGAAGATAAAATTAAGGATTTCGATTATGCTAAGGAAGTGATTTCCGGTGTTAGAAACTACCGTCAGTCCAAAGGAATTTCGCCAAGAGAAACCGTTGAAGTTTTCACGAATGTTTCTGAATTGGCAAATGCTGAGGTGATTCAGAAATTGGCAAATATTTCAGAAATCAATTTTAATCAAAAAACGGATAAGCCAAGTTTTACATTCTTAGTTGGAGCAAATGAATTTTCAATCCCATTAAGTGAAAATCTTGATCTGGTCGAAGAAAAAGAAAAAACCGAAGAAGAAATCAAATATCTGAAAGGTTTCTTGATTTCTGTTGATAAGAAATTATCGAATGAGAAATTTGTTGCGAACGCAAAACCAGAAGTGGTAGAAAACGAGCGTAAAAAACAAAAAGATGCTCAGGATAAAATTGCACTTCTTGAAGAAAAACTAAAGACATTGTAA
- a CDS encoding DUF4241 domain-containing protein — translation MTHIENIKNLFSRDFVENPLLETYEVGKIHISSGKIVASDALISPDHSAFNQEFPKGDFQVLVHKERESNCIAYAEIVFDKNQLAENWSLALCDNQNINDLKEEEIYGYLVESGMGTFMDKEAQISLNALEQDLFHKKGADFMGIYEEFFHAHFFDEKGAIDQFAVLKPYDNNPENIVAFETGYGEGFYATYIGYSKDNQPVKLISEFIEIGND, via the coding sequence ATGACTCACATAGAAAATATTAAAAATTTATTCTCCCGCGACTTCGTAGAAAATCCATTGTTGGAAACCTACGAAGTTGGGAAAATTCATATATCATCAGGGAAAATTGTAGCTAGTGATGCTTTGATTTCGCCCGATCATTCAGCTTTTAATCAAGAATTTCCGAAAGGTGATTTTCAGGTTTTGGTTCATAAAGAAAGAGAATCCAACTGTATTGCTTATGCAGAAATCGTTTTTGATAAAAATCAATTGGCTGAAAATTGGTCTTTGGCTCTTTGTGATAATCAAAATATTAATGATCTGAAAGAAGAAGAAATCTACGGTTATCTTGTAGAATCCGGAATGGGAACTTTTATGGATAAGGAAGCTCAAATTTCCCTAAATGCTTTAGAGCAAGATCTTTTCCACAAAAAAGGAGCTGACTTTATGGGAATCTATGAAGAGTTTTTCCATGCCCATTTTTTTGATGAGAAAGGTGCAATCGATCAGTTTGCAGTTTTGAAACCTTATGATAACAATCCGGAAAATATTGTTGCATTTGAAACCGGTTATGGTGAAGGATTTTATGCAACGTATATAGGTTATTCTAAAGATAATCAACCAGTTAAATTAATTTCTGAATTTATAGAAATAGGAAACGATTAA
- a CDS encoding PfkB family carbohydrate kinase: MKLRNTKPQIVVVGSSSIDIVLKTSKIPTANNTVLAQNLRSFLGGKGANQAIATSRLGAQTSLVSRIGMDPYGQQVLRNLNDEDVNVAYVFEDEEEETGTAYVNASDEGNAITVVPAANYNLSPLDIDEAEKFLLTADLILTQLEIPSKTVEYLFKKAKSLGKKIGIYAAPASRLSDDIIDYASFIVAKSTDLETIFGEGNHEDIIKHLPNKLFVRDGANSTSFFDGSEMKYFRNNPQTEAHSMGLGDAFTSGFSIALLHGNTVEDCVIFGNQVALKAADYRGSQKGLPYLDDLQN, encoded by the coding sequence ATGAAACTTAGAAATACAAAACCTCAAATAGTCGTTGTAGGCAGTTCTTCTATAGATATTGTTCTGAAAACTTCTAAAATTCCTACGGCAAATAACACGGTTCTGGCTCAGAATCTGAGAAGTTTTTTGGGAGGAAAAGGTGCCAATCAGGCGATTGCCACATCGCGTTTGGGTGCTCAGACTTCTTTGGTTAGCCGGATTGGGATGGATCCTTATGGACAGCAGGTTTTGAGAAATCTCAATGATGAAGATGTGAACGTAGCTTATGTTTTTGAAGACGAAGAGGAGGAAACTGGCACAGCTTATGTGAATGCTTCTGACGAAGGAAATGCAATCACAGTTGTCCCGGCTGCCAATTACAATCTTTCTCCATTGGATATAGATGAAGCAGAAAAATTTTTACTGACTGCAGATTTGATTTTAACTCAACTGGAAATTCCGTCAAAAACTGTAGAATATCTTTTTAAAAAAGCAAAAAGTCTTGGCAAGAAAATCGGGATTTATGCTGCTCCGGCAAGCAGACTTTCAGATGATATTATAGATTACGCTTCTTTTATTGTGGCTAAAAGTACAGATTTGGAAACGATTTTCGGAGAAGGCAATCATGAAGACATTATCAAACATTTGCCAAACAAATTATTTGTGAGAGACGGCGCCAACAGTACAAGTTTCTTCGATGGTTCTGAGATGAAATACTTCAGAAATAATCCTCAGACAGAAGCGCACAGTATGGGATTGGGCGATGCTTTCACTTCAGGCTTTTCTATTGCTTTACTTCACGGGAATACAGTTGAAGATTGCGTGATTTTTGGAAATCAAGTGGCTTTGAAAGCGGCCGACTATAGAGGTTCTCAAAAAGGTTTGCCATATTTGGACGACCTTCAAAATTAA
- a CDS encoding serine aminopeptidase domain-containing protein, whose product MQSINILTEDNYSLSTHLFEPENSNGKLLLINSATGVKQQIYFSFAQFFSEQGFTVMTYDYRGIGQSKPDKMKGFEASMRIWGTKDYKAVTSYIKTSFPDCQKFCLGHSVGALLLGMNEDSALFDEFIFVGTQNAFVGNLKFKTKIEAYLGFGIAQPLSTRLLGYFPANWFGLGESLPLGTAFDWRTLILNKKSTNKLLEKVDDFSRNLTQKVFVIRAEDDVWLTEKGVKSLLENTYPNLKPTYRIIKTSESEKGEIGHINFFRSYNKKLWNIILKELN is encoded by the coding sequence ATGCAAAGTATTAATATTTTAACCGAGGATAATTACAGTTTATCTACACATCTTTTTGAACCCGAAAACTCCAATGGAAAATTATTGTTGATTAATTCTGCAACAGGTGTCAAGCAGCAGATTTATTTTTCTTTTGCTCAATTTTTTTCGGAGCAAGGATTTACAGTTATGACTTATGATTACAGGGGGATTGGACAATCGAAGCCTGATAAAATGAAAGGTTTTGAAGCTTCGATGAGGATTTGGGGAACCAAGGATTACAAAGCTGTTACCAGTTATATTAAAACCAGTTTTCCAGATTGTCAAAAATTTTGTCTCGGTCATTCAGTTGGTGCATTGCTTTTAGGAATGAATGAAGACTCGGCATTGTTTGATGAGTTTATTTTTGTGGGGACTCAGAATGCTTTTGTCGGAAATCTGAAATTCAAAACAAAAATTGAAGCTTATCTCGGATTCGGAATTGCTCAGCCATTATCAACACGATTATTAGGCTATTTTCCAGCTAATTGGTTTGGACTCGGAGAAAGTCTACCTTTAGGAACTGCTTTCGATTGGCGAACTTTGATTTTAAATAAAAAATCTACCAACAAATTATTAGAGAAAGTCGATGATTTTTCCCGAAATTTGACACAAAAAGTTTTCGTTATTCGTGCAGAAGATGACGTTTGGCTTACGGAAAAAGGCGTAAAATCTTTATTGGAAAATACTTATCCCAATCTTAAACCAACTTATCGAATCATCAAAACTTCGGAATCGGAAAAGGGAGAAATTGGACATATTAATTTTTTCAGGAGCTATAACAAAAAGCTTTGGAATATTATTTTAAAAGAACTGAATTAA
- a CDS encoding HD domain-containing protein: protein MELINRTIELVKEKLEGTESGHDWFHIERVWKLSLKIQEKEGGDKLIIELAALLHDIADPKFHNGDETIASRIVKEFLTEQKVDSETIEKVIFIIENMSFKNRNDAPQNLPLELKIVQDADRLDAIGAIGIARTFNFGGYKNNLMYHPDIEPKLNQSKEEYKKSNGTTINHFYEKLLLLKDLLNTETAKEIAEHRHQFMLQFLDEFYKEWNVTF from the coding sequence ATGGAATTGATTAACAGAACAATAGAACTCGTTAAAGAAAAATTAGAAGGGACAGAATCCGGTCACGACTGGTTTCACATAGAACGTGTTTGGAAACTGAGTTTGAAGATACAAGAAAAAGAAGGAGGTGATAAATTGATTATAGAATTAGCGGCATTATTACACGATATCGCTGACCCAAAATTCCATAACGGAGACGAAACGATTGCCTCAAGAATTGTCAAAGAATTTCTAACAGAACAAAAAGTAGATTCCGAAACGATTGAAAAAGTCATTTTCATCATCGAAAATATGTCGTTTAAAAACCGAAACGATGCGCCTCAAAATTTACCTTTGGAGCTGAAAATAGTTCAGGATGCAGATAGGCTGGACGCAATCGGAGCAATTGGAATTGCGCGAACTTTCAACTTTGGCGGTTACAAAAACAATCTGATGTATCATCCGGATATCGAACCAAAACTCAATCAATCCAAAGAAGAATATAAGAAGTCCAATGGAACTACAATCAATCATTTTTATGAAAAATTGTTGCTTCTGAAAGATTTACTCAATACAGAAACAGCTAAAGAAATTGCTGAACACAGGCATCAATTTATGCTTCAGTTCCTAGACGAGTTCTACAAAGAATGGAATGTCACTTTCTAA